Proteins from a genomic interval of Rubinisphaera italica:
- a CDS encoding IS30 family transposase encodes MSHTHLTAEERDSIAHMHALGHSRIEIARELSRDPSTISRELRRNSDATGKYFAGKADRKARRRRQLCKLPWKLNHAPLKEFLLDKLSLKWSPEQIAGQLLRLHPREARMRISIETIYAWIKANKKQGGNIYRQLRQSRKKRRKRYGTGISRRCDPTKKPMDQRPVSARNRSRIGHWESDTIEGQKGTGYIVTHVERKTGYLVASYLPDKKASTLNAASVFAFEGLPSSLIRTLTTDNGSEFSGHRELEQALHCAIYFAPARQPWQRGQNENTNGLLRQYFLKGSDFRKLKAEDIQAAVMELNNRPRKKYQFKSPHELFEPKTRAFQN; translated from the coding sequence ATGTCACACACGCATCTTACTGCTGAGGAACGTGATTCCATAGCGCACATGCACGCCCTGGGACACTCTCGAATAGAAATTGCGCGCGAGTTATCCCGAGACCCCAGCACGATCTCCCGAGAACTGCGGCGGAATTCGGATGCGACCGGGAAGTATTTCGCCGGGAAAGCCGACCGCAAAGCGCGACGGCGTCGACAACTCTGCAAACTCCCCTGGAAACTCAACCACGCTCCGCTCAAAGAATTCCTGCTCGATAAGTTGTCTCTCAAGTGGTCGCCGGAACAGATTGCAGGTCAACTCTTGCGACTGCATCCTCGGGAGGCCAGAATGCGAATATCCATTGAGACGATTTACGCCTGGATCAAAGCAAACAAAAAGCAGGGCGGCAACATCTACAGGCAGCTGCGTCAATCGAGAAAGAAACGCCGCAAACGCTACGGCACAGGGATCTCCAGACGATGCGACCCGACCAAAAAGCCAATGGATCAGCGACCGGTTTCTGCACGCAATCGTTCGCGGATCGGGCACTGGGAATCGGATACCATCGAGGGTCAAAAGGGGACCGGCTACATTGTCACGCATGTCGAACGCAAGACCGGCTATCTTGTGGCGAGCTATCTGCCGGACAAGAAAGCATCGACGTTGAACGCGGCTTCGGTGTTTGCGTTTGAGGGGTTGCCATCGTCATTGATTCGAACTTTGACGACGGACAACGGGAGTGAGTTTTCGGGTCATCGAGAGTTGGAGCAAGCCCTGCATTGTGCGATCTATTTTGCTCCGGCTCGCCAGCCGTGGCAACGCGGCCAGAATGAGAACACCAACGGGCTTCTGCGGCAATACTTCCTGAAGGGGAGCGATTTCCGTAAACTGAAAGCCGAGGATATTCAAGCGGCTGTGATGGAGTTGAACAACCGGCCTCGCAAAAAGTACCAATTCAAATCACCACACGAACTGTTCGAACCCAAAACCCGTGCATTTCAAAATTGA
- the dprA gene encoding DNA-processing protein DprA has product MSETAEDHRLACVALNLVNGVGPRLQTTLLERFPNPYDIFKAPASQLMSVPGVGKKLLSTLDANNHRDMARRELEDCDREEISVITNRDVSYPPLLKQICDPPLVLYCRGRILASDQLAVAIVGSRNCTLYGRRMAEQFASGLARAGVTIISGLARGIDAVAHRAALQAGGRTIAVCASGLLKMYPPEHSNLALEIAQSGAVISESPLLRQPTRGLFPQRNRIVSGMSLGVIVIEASTTSGTLHTARHAMEQGREVFAVPGPLDSRESAGCHQLIRDGVQLVRGVDDVLQELGPLMEPVQVQKPEQKSTQVDRVLDSNEKPRDPPPIRVPRELNLSDQQSMILNLIETTPILVDEIIERSGIEPSRVLSTLTILQMKKLIDRHPGNVVTRSKHV; this is encoded by the coding sequence ATGTCGGAAACTGCAGAGGATCATCGACTGGCGTGTGTCGCTTTGAATCTGGTGAATGGTGTCGGCCCGCGATTGCAAACGACATTGCTGGAACGCTTTCCCAATCCTTACGACATATTCAAAGCTCCGGCTTCGCAGTTGATGTCCGTCCCCGGAGTCGGGAAGAAATTGCTTTCGACTCTGGATGCCAATAATCATCGAGATATGGCTCGTCGTGAATTAGAGGATTGTGACCGCGAAGAGATTTCTGTCATTACCAATCGAGATGTCAGCTACCCACCATTATTGAAACAGATCTGCGATCCTCCTTTGGTGCTCTATTGTCGAGGCAGAATTCTGGCTTCGGATCAGCTGGCGGTCGCGATTGTTGGTTCGCGAAATTGCACACTGTATGGTCGACGGATGGCGGAACAATTCGCCAGTGGACTGGCTCGGGCCGGCGTGACAATTATCAGCGGATTGGCTCGCGGAATTGATGCCGTCGCTCATCGAGCCGCTTTGCAGGCCGGAGGAAGAACAATCGCTGTCTGTGCCAGCGGTCTACTAAAAATGTATCCGCCCGAACATTCCAATCTGGCATTGGAGATCGCACAGAGTGGAGCCGTGATTTCGGAATCCCCCTTGCTTCGTCAACCAACGCGAGGCCTTTTTCCTCAACGGAATCGTATCGTCTCGGGAATGAGTTTGGGAGTGATTGTCATCGAGGCCTCGACGACGAGCGGAACTCTACATACCGCTCGTCATGCGATGGAGCAGGGGCGGGAAGTGTTTGCTGTTCCCGGACCGCTCGATAGCCGGGAGAGTGCCGGGTGTCATCAATTGATTCGCGATGGCGTTCAACTGGTGCGGGGAGTCGATGATGTGCTCCAGGAACTGGGACCCTTGATGGAGCCAGTCCAGGTTCAAAAGCCCGAACAGAAGTCAACTCAGGTTGATCGAGTACTAGATTCCAATGAGAAGCCAAGGGATCCGCCGCCGATTCGGGTTCCGCGCGAACTCAACCTGAGTGATCAGCAATCGATGATTCTGAATCTCATTGAAACCACACCAATCCTCGTCGATGAAATCATCGAACGCTCCGGCATTGAGCCTTCGCGTGTACTTTCCACTCTGACGATTTTGCAAATGAAAAAACTGATCGATCGCCATCCGGGAAATGTAGTGACACGATCAAAGCATGTTTAG
- a CDS encoding SPFH domain-containing protein, with product MGFFDKLRAELIDIIEWIDDSRHTIVWRFPRYNNQIKHGAQLIVRPGQMAVFVHRGELADVFEPGHYKLTTDNLPILSTLQGWKYGFDSPFKSEVYFVSTRQITDLKWGTPNPIMMRDADFGPIRLRAFGTYVLKATEPRALLKELVGTDGDFQTDEVTELMRSMISTSLADILGESNIAALDLAGKYRDLSEQLRAHVAERIDDEYGLDIPQLFIVNISLPEEVEKAIDTRSSMGVIGDMGRYQQFQMGKAMLAAADNPSGGGAAEGMGLGMGFAMANQMVNAPGFQGQAGGMSAPPPPPGGGVWHVSSNGSSEGPYTAQQIMQGLAAGQVPANAYAWTQGMPAWSPINEIPQFSAPTPPPPPPAN from the coding sequence ATGGGATTTTTTGATAAACTCCGAGCCGAACTGATCGATATCATCGAGTGGATCGATGACTCTCGGCATACAATCGTCTGGCGATTTCCTCGCTACAACAATCAGATTAAGCACGGAGCTCAGTTGATTGTCCGCCCCGGACAGATGGCCGTCTTCGTCCATCGTGGTGAACTGGCCGATGTCTTTGAACCGGGACATTATAAATTAACAACAGACAACCTGCCGATTCTCTCGACGCTTCAAGGTTGGAAATATGGATTCGACAGTCCGTTCAAATCGGAAGTCTATTTCGTCAGCACTCGTCAAATTACCGATTTAAAATGGGGGACACCAAATCCCATCATGATGCGGGATGCCGACTTCGGGCCGATCCGTCTGCGTGCTTTTGGAACTTATGTGTTAAAGGCGACTGAACCTCGCGCCCTGCTTAAAGAACTCGTCGGGACTGATGGAGATTTTCAAACCGATGAAGTAACAGAACTGATGCGGTCAATGATTTCGACTTCTCTGGCCGACATCCTTGGGGAATCGAACATTGCCGCCCTCGATCTGGCTGGCAAGTACCGAGACCTTTCCGAGCAGTTGCGTGCTCATGTGGCCGAGAGAATCGATGATGAATATGGCCTCGATATTCCCCAATTGTTTATTGTGAATATCTCTCTGCCTGAAGAAGTCGAAAAGGCAATCGACACTCGGTCCAGCATGGGTGTGATTGGCGATATGGGACGCTATCAACAATTCCAGATGGGCAAAGCGATGCTCGCTGCAGCCGACAATCCTTCCGGCGGAGGAGCGGCTGAAGGAATGGGATTGGGAATGGGCTTTGCGATGGCGAATCAAATGGTCAACGCCCCAGGTTTCCAAGGGCAAGCTGGCGGTATGTCTGCTCCACCGCCTCCACCTGGTGGAGGTGTCTGGCATGTTTCCAGCAATGGTTCCAGCGAAGGCCCCTATACAGCACAACAAATCATGCAGGGACTGGCTGCTGGTCAGGTTCCCGCCAATGCCTATGCCTGGACTCAGGGAATGCCTGCCTGGTCTCCGATTAATGAGATCCCACAATTCTCAGCACCAACCCCTCCGCCTCCACCACCTGCCAACTGA
- a CDS encoding response regulator transcription factor has translation MLSELSPFLGDALSQCLTADGIETTTHSGSLDAEIQLASSGCRIIAILDPVHDRHATFERAKQLTELEIPYAFLTQDIKPAWLSWAIQLGATGWITLDGNVEEIGSIISQLLTGRIKQFWSTKARLMLDLSNGKPQLTEDYVASKLTALQLEVFLHLAEGKTVKKVAEEMGLTVKAVDSHKYRIMQRLMLHDRVYLSRLAIREGWIDA, from the coding sequence ATGCTTTCAGAACTTTCTCCATTTCTGGGGGACGCACTGAGCCAATGTTTAACGGCTGATGGAATTGAAACAACCACTCATTCTGGTTCCCTCGATGCCGAAATCCAACTTGCCAGTTCTGGTTGTAGAATCATTGCGATTCTTGATCCCGTTCATGATCGTCACGCAACATTCGAACGTGCCAAACAACTCACGGAATTAGAAATTCCGTATGCATTTTTAACACAAGACATTAAACCAGCCTGGCTGAGTTGGGCGATTCAATTGGGAGCAACCGGCTGGATCACACTGGATGGAAATGTCGAGGAAATCGGCTCGATCATTTCTCAACTTTTAACAGGTCGCATTAAACAGTTCTGGAGTACGAAAGCCCGACTAATGCTCGATTTGTCCAATGGAAAACCTCAACTGACTGAGGATTACGTCGCCTCAAAGCTAACTGCACTTCAGCTGGAAGTCTTTTTGCATCTGGCCGAAGGGAAGACTGTCAAAAAAGTAGCCGAGGAGATGGGCCTTACGGTGAAAGCCGTTGACAGCCACAAATATCGAATTATGCAACGCCTGATGCTGCATGATCGCGTTTATTTATCGCGACTGGCAATTCGTGAAGGCTGGATCGACGCATAA
- a CDS encoding glycerate kinase type-2 family protein: MPDLTQILERREHALKIWRAGVAEIDSRHLVAKNVVLKNDELILMGQKFPLDQFQKLIVVGGGKAGQGMVDGLEDQLGSEFLRERVQGWVNVPEDCVDEERNDTSTSIHIHAARPAGVNEPRLAGVEGTQKILELVANADANDLVVVLLSGGGSALLPAPVDAISLEDKLFVTRKLSRHGATIEELNLVRRHLSKIKGGGLSKACNAGTMITMIISDVIGDPLETIASGPTVTSEHNPGQALSILQKYLASEFPESIRLYLSDTKNSSHNEQVSVHVINKIVGSNAIALNASEQRAINLGYDVINAGAFNEGEAQLFAQQIIRQALEESGKISKPVCLLYGGETTVSLKGVSNPGKGGRNQEVALAVIHELKKHPELVNRFVLIAGGTDGEDGPTDAAGGFADLTVIHEADRLNLPPSDFLARHDAYHFLDACNALLKTGPTHTNVMDITIAMVWPV, encoded by the coding sequence ATGCCTGATTTGACCCAAATTCTGGAACGCCGCGAGCATGCTCTCAAAATCTGGCGTGCAGGAGTCGCCGAAATTGATTCCCGACATTTAGTCGCCAAAAATGTTGTTCTGAAAAACGATGAACTCATTCTCATGGGACAGAAATTCCCTTTAGATCAGTTTCAGAAATTGATCGTAGTCGGTGGTGGAAAAGCGGGTCAGGGGATGGTCGATGGTCTTGAAGACCAGCTCGGATCCGAATTTCTGCGAGAGCGAGTCCAGGGTTGGGTAAATGTCCCGGAAGATTGTGTTGATGAGGAACGAAATGATACTTCCACATCGATTCACATTCATGCCGCCCGCCCGGCTGGTGTGAATGAACCGAGACTGGCAGGAGTCGAAGGAACACAAAAAATATTAGAACTTGTTGCAAATGCAGACGCCAACGATCTCGTCGTGGTTCTGCTTTCCGGTGGCGGGAGCGCCTTATTGCCAGCCCCTGTTGATGCGATTTCACTGGAAGATAAGTTGTTTGTCACTCGGAAATTGAGCAGACACGGCGCCACCATTGAAGAACTGAATCTGGTTCGCAGGCATCTCTCGAAAATTAAAGGGGGAGGATTGTCCAAAGCCTGCAACGCAGGGACGATGATTACGATGATCATTTCCGATGTCATCGGCGACCCTCTCGAAACAATTGCTTCAGGCCCAACAGTCACTTCTGAACATAATCCCGGTCAAGCCCTTTCGATTCTGCAAAAGTATCTGGCCTCAGAATTCCCGGAGTCGATTCGCCTCTATCTTTCTGACACAAAGAACTCCAGTCACAATGAGCAAGTCTCCGTTCATGTCATCAATAAGATTGTGGGAAGCAACGCGATTGCTTTGAATGCTTCTGAACAAAGAGCAATAAATCTTGGATACGATGTTATCAATGCAGGAGCTTTCAACGAAGGAGAGGCTCAGTTATTTGCTCAGCAAATCATTCGGCAAGCTCTCGAAGAGTCTGGGAAAATCTCAAAACCGGTTTGCCTGCTCTACGGAGGAGAAACAACGGTCTCCCTGAAAGGGGTCAGTAATCCTGGCAAGGGGGGAAGAAATCAGGAAGTCGCCTTGGCTGTGATTCACGAATTGAAAAAGCATCCAGAACTGGTTAACCGTTTCGTGTTGATTGCCGGTGGAACCGATGGCGAAGATGGCCCAACCGATGCCGCAGGTGGCTTTGCTGATTTGACCGTTATTCACGAAGCAGATCGATTGAATCTCCCGCCTTCAGATTTTCTTGCCAGACACGACGCTTACCATTTTCTGGATGCATGCAATGCATTACTGAAAACCGGCCCGACGCACACTAATGTGATGGATATCACCATTGCAATGGTGTGGCCTGTATGA
- a CDS encoding PVC-type heme-binding CxxCH protein — translation MQRLTLLAITIISIGLFTDRNLQAGPLSTEDAKQSFELRNGYQISLVASEPEVIDPVAMAFDETGRLWVVEMRDYPNGPAEGEPGKSRIKILRDTDGDGYYETAVTFADNLLFATGILPWKGGVIVTLSGKVEYFKDTNGDDKFDERETWLEGFAEQNPQLRANHPTLGPDGFIYVANGLRGGSITSVRADWPQLTEPIELRGKDFRFDPQTGKCESIAGNGQFGMSFDQWGHRMICSNRNPCMQVMLSYDQLERQPRAVINSLVHDVSPSGVDSKLSALTGNWTTSNLHQGQFTAACGVLSSQSPQLNIQNITIGLPFKRDPDPGLNNFFIYACDPTANLIHRDQIKYSGSTFAAVEPHQEKEFLASSDEWFRPVNLKIGPDGSLYVADMYRAVIEHPQFMPDELKKRPDLTLGNDRGRIWKIKDEDPVFLEDPELSQVILEDSKNTAVTLLKWLSCNREWKRDTAFRIVIQEQDESILESTEKWLTEQSSGKTFLVAIRLQSYFQKLKEEHLLSGLKHKDPRVVAQTLRMIKEIPTNSENLFSNVLECLKNEHGPVRFEALLALQNFSEDSPETMNSVVDSVVNHNSDSWSILATLLLFDSEQLDELLNSVLESKISITQKSELTQQIAELIGRINDAEQVEDVLSTLFQQTPPRSSSEIKPVLSGLGAGLKSRGVKLSNAIAMFMNKPEHMLAKQQIASLTEELKLPFGKNENQVVQPRKYPLQEKVQVISLMEYLPGGSIRVLLDELIVEPTLPVDLRIAALNSLAGGDHEITPEQTQNLVTLIRSETPAMRRELIEFCLKSTPRTLTLLESIDQGKLKFRELAGDQQTRIARSRDQAVSALYNKLKSSQKESNRDAVLAAYKANLDQQKLDRPAAIRGREHFKQHCAICHQIGADGVRVGPDISDTRTKRSDELLTSILDPNRAIDNNYFSYTAVTAEGKIATGILAEETPYTITLKQAKGTTISLQREEIDEFASDGVSFMPQQFEKNISKEQMVELISFLKNWRYLEEDVPFVEEGN, via the coding sequence ATGCAACGATTGACGCTACTAGCGATCACGATCATATCCATTGGACTTTTCACAGATCGAAATCTCCAAGCCGGACCTCTTTCAACTGAGGATGCGAAACAATCCTTTGAATTGCGTAACGGCTATCAAATTTCACTCGTCGCCAGCGAACCCGAAGTCATCGATCCTGTTGCAATGGCTTTTGACGAAACCGGTCGACTCTGGGTTGTTGAAATGCGGGATTATCCCAACGGCCCTGCAGAAGGAGAGCCCGGGAAGAGCCGCATCAAAATATTGCGAGATACGGATGGCGATGGCTATTACGAAACCGCTGTCACCTTTGCGGACAATTTGCTATTTGCCACAGGAATACTACCCTGGAAAGGTGGTGTCATCGTAACGCTCTCCGGAAAAGTGGAGTACTTCAAAGACACGAATGGCGATGACAAATTTGATGAGCGAGAAACCTGGCTGGAAGGTTTTGCAGAGCAGAACCCTCAATTGCGAGCCAATCATCCGACATTGGGACCTGATGGTTTCATCTATGTCGCCAATGGACTCCGTGGCGGCTCAATCACGTCTGTCCGAGCAGACTGGCCTCAACTGACAGAGCCGATTGAATTACGAGGTAAAGATTTTCGTTTTGATCCACAGACTGGAAAGTGTGAATCGATCGCGGGAAATGGTCAGTTTGGAATGTCATTTGACCAATGGGGACATCGAATGATCTGCTCAAACCGTAACCCATGTATGCAGGTCATGCTTTCCTACGATCAACTCGAGCGACAACCGCGAGCAGTCATCAATAGTCTGGTGCATGATGTCTCTCCCTCCGGTGTCGATTCCAAACTCTCCGCTCTGACCGGCAACTGGACAACCTCCAATTTACATCAGGGACAATTCACAGCCGCCTGTGGAGTTCTCAGTTCTCAATCTCCTCAACTTAATATTCAAAACATAACAATAGGTCTTCCTTTCAAGAGAGACCCCGACCCCGGCTTAAATAATTTCTTCATTTACGCCTGCGATCCTACAGCCAATCTCATCCATCGCGATCAGATAAAGTATTCTGGTTCCACATTTGCTGCAGTAGAACCTCATCAGGAAAAAGAGTTCCTAGCTAGTAGTGATGAATGGTTTCGTCCCGTCAATCTAAAGATCGGCCCTGATGGATCATTGTATGTAGCCGACATGTATCGTGCGGTCATAGAGCACCCCCAGTTCATGCCGGACGAATTGAAAAAACGTCCCGATCTGACTTTGGGAAATGATCGCGGTCGCATCTGGAAAATTAAAGACGAAGACCCGGTATTTTTAGAAGATCCCGAGCTCTCCCAAGTCATTTTAGAGGATTCTAAGAATACAGCAGTAACACTATTGAAATGGTTGTCCTGCAATAGGGAATGGAAACGGGACACCGCTTTTCGAATCGTTATCCAGGAGCAGGATGAGTCGATCCTTGAATCCACAGAAAAATGGCTAACTGAGCAATCTTCAGGTAAAACATTCCTCGTAGCAATTCGACTGCAGAGTTATTTTCAGAAGTTGAAAGAAGAACATCTGCTTTCCGGATTAAAGCACAAGGACCCACGTGTCGTTGCACAGACATTGAGAATGATTAAAGAGATTCCGACCAACAGTGAGAATTTGTTTTCAAATGTTCTTGAGTGCCTGAAAAACGAACACGGCCCAGTTCGCTTTGAAGCACTGCTGGCCCTGCAGAATTTTTCGGAGGACTCTCCCGAAACAATGAATTCCGTTGTGGATTCGGTTGTGAATCATAATTCCGATTCCTGGTCAATACTGGCCACTCTTCTTCTATTCGATTCAGAACAACTGGATGAACTTTTGAATTCGGTTCTTGAATCTAAAATCTCAATCACTCAAAAATCGGAATTGACTCAGCAGATTGCGGAATTAATCGGCCGCATTAACGATGCTGAGCAAGTCGAGGACGTGCTTTCCACACTGTTTCAGCAAACTCCTCCACGTTCATCATCAGAAATCAAACCTGTGCTTTCAGGACTAGGAGCCGGACTGAAATCTCGAGGAGTGAAATTGTCCAATGCCATCGCAATGTTTATGAACAAGCCGGAACACATGCTGGCAAAGCAGCAAATCGCCTCATTGACAGAGGAATTGAAGTTGCCTTTCGGCAAGAATGAAAATCAAGTCGTTCAACCCCGTAAATACCCTCTCCAGGAAAAAGTGCAAGTCATCTCTTTGATGGAATATTTACCAGGCGGTTCTATCAGAGTGCTACTCGATGAGTTAATCGTTGAACCGACCTTACCCGTCGATTTGAGAATTGCGGCTCTGAATTCGCTAGCGGGAGGGGATCATGAAATCACACCCGAACAGACGCAAAATCTGGTGACTTTAATCCGCAGTGAAACCCCGGCTATGCGTCGAGAGTTGATTGAATTCTGCTTGAAATCAACACCACGGACATTAACTCTGCTGGAATCGATCGATCAGGGGAAACTCAAATTCCGCGAACTGGCCGGGGATCAGCAGACTCGAATTGCCCGTTCACGGGATCAGGCCGTTTCTGCTTTATATAACAAATTGAAATCGTCACAAAAAGAATCGAATCGCGATGCAGTCTTGGCGGCATATAAGGCGAATCTGGATCAGCAAAAACTGGATCGCCCGGCAGCAATTAGAGGTCGTGAACACTTCAAGCAGCATTGTGCGATCTGCCATCAAATCGGTGCAGATGGAGTCCGCGTAGGACCAGACATCAGCGACACGCGTACAAAACGCAGTGATGAATTGCTCACCTCGATTCTCGATCCGAACCGCGCCATCGACAATAACTATTTCAGCTATACCGCAGTAACAGCCGAAGGAAAAATTGCAACTGGCATCCTTGCCGAGGAAACACCTTATACGATTACACTCAAGCAGGCAAAAGGAACCACCATTTCATTGCAGCGGGAAGAAATTGATGAGTTCGCCTCGGATGGCGTGTCTTTTATGCCTCAGCAATTTGAAAAAAACATCTCTAAAGAGCAGATGGTCGAGCTGATTTCTTTCCTGAAAAACTGGAGATACCTCGAAGAGGATGTTCCGTTTGTAGAAGAGGGAAATTGA
- the ispH gene encoding 4-hydroxy-3-methylbut-2-enyl diphosphate reductase, translating into MKVILANPRGFCAGVNMAILCLEETVRMFGANVYVFHEIVHNKHVVDRFTKEGVTFVDRIEEVPENSILLFSAHGVSPEIRQLARKRNLQTIDATCPLVTKVHLEAIKYSKNGYNIILIGHEGHDEVIGTMGEAPESITLVETAEDVARLSFADDAKIAYLTQTTLSVQEASVVIAALKEKFPQIESPPKEDICYATTNRQEAVSKLTDEADLVLVLGSQNSSNSKRLQEIAEGMGRPSYLIDGAHEIKPEWFESEEIKTVLITAGASAPEVVVQECLNYLEETLGAEIDERTIRQESVTFPLPKDLRRLQVNS; encoded by the coding sequence ATGAAAGTCATCCTGGCCAATCCCCGTGGTTTTTGTGCAGGCGTGAATATGGCGATTCTGTGTCTCGAAGAGACTGTTCGCATGTTTGGCGCCAATGTGTACGTGTTTCACGAGATTGTACACAATAAGCATGTTGTTGATCGATTCACGAAAGAAGGGGTCACATTCGTTGATCGTATTGAAGAAGTGCCTGAAAATTCCATTTTGCTCTTCAGTGCGCATGGCGTTTCTCCAGAAATTCGACAACTGGCTCGCAAACGCAATCTGCAGACGATTGATGCGACCTGCCCTCTGGTAACGAAAGTTCATCTCGAAGCGATCAAATATTCTAAAAATGGTTACAACATTATTCTGATTGGGCATGAAGGTCATGATGAAGTGATCGGAACGATGGGCGAAGCTCCCGAGAGCATTACACTGGTCGAAACGGCTGAAGATGTCGCACGTCTGAGTTTTGCAGACGATGCCAAAATTGCTTATTTGACACAAACAACTCTTTCAGTGCAGGAGGCCAGTGTCGTCATTGCCGCTCTGAAGGAAAAATTTCCGCAGATCGAATCTCCTCCTAAAGAAGATATCTGTTATGCGACAACGAATCGTCAGGAAGCCGTCTCGAAATTGACAGATGAAGCGGATCTGGTACTCGTGCTTGGGAGTCAGAATAGTTCAAACAGTAAACGTCTGCAGGAAATCGCCGAGGGCATGGGGCGACCTTCCTATCTGATCGATGGAGCTCATGAAATTAAGCCGGAGTGGTTTGAATCCGAGGAAATTAAAACGGTACTCATTACCGCCGGTGCCAGCGCTCCTGAAGTTGTTGTGCAGGAATGTCTGAATTATCTGGAAGAGACTCTTGGTGCAGAAATTGATGAGCGAACCATTCGTCAGGAAAGTGTGACATTTCCATTACCCAAAGATTTGCGACGGTTGCAAGTCAATTCCTGA
- a CDS encoding DUF3108 domain-containing protein: protein MLTSILKCVPARSLWLCVICVLTTSTLASAQGLVWNLPDSGTGVKYTGDYRQVTYRPQSTQGDLSLEWRRTMEIRCLAREMADYQGENAACVWLEYEVVTGQQVDGNLESGPGGTRIYKVLVPESAINGLEFFQAKVPNAFVPVVKGFQKIGEGEVEEFKHPVLQIFPVLSQVFLNEKLTVAGTESVSVTAGQYDAQKLECQSAIEDPQSRTTNTSQVWVADDIPFGTVQWKVRIDREVKTAADTRDQFRKHSEISIDMQAAQLIENVTSKISTP from the coding sequence ATGTTGACTTCCATTTTGAAATGTGTACCTGCCCGCAGCCTGTGGCTGTGTGTCATCTGTGTTCTGACAACATCAACTCTGGCATCGGCTCAGGGACTGGTCTGGAATCTTCCAGACTCCGGCACGGGTGTTAAATACACAGGCGATTATCGACAGGTCACTTACCGTCCCCAAAGTACGCAGGGAGATTTATCTCTGGAATGGCGTCGCACGATGGAAATTCGCTGTCTTGCACGTGAGATGGCCGATTATCAGGGAGAGAATGCCGCGTGTGTCTGGCTGGAATATGAAGTTGTGACTGGCCAGCAGGTTGATGGAAATCTGGAGTCCGGACCAGGTGGAACCCGCATTTATAAAGTGCTTGTCCCGGAATCCGCCATCAATGGACTTGAGTTCTTTCAAGCTAAAGTTCCAAATGCTTTCGTGCCTGTTGTGAAGGGTTTCCAGAAAATTGGAGAAGGAGAAGTTGAGGAATTCAAGCACCCTGTGCTGCAGATATTCCCAGTTCTCTCACAGGTCTTCCTGAATGAAAAATTGACCGTGGCTGGCACAGAATCGGTTTCCGTCACGGCTGGACAATACGATGCCCAGAAACTTGAGTGCCAATCAGCTATCGAAGATCCGCAATCCCGTACCACCAACACCTCTCAGGTTTGGGTGGCAGATGACATTCCCTTTGGCACCGTGCAGTGGAAAGTTCGTATCGACCGCGAAGTCAAAACAGCCGCAGATACCCGCGACCAGTTTCGGAAGCATTCCGAGATTTCGATCGATATGCAAGCCGCTCAATTGATCGAGAATGTCACCTCGAAAATTAGCACGCCCTAG